From Candidatus Cloacimonadota bacterium, one genomic window encodes:
- the def gene encoding peptide deformylase, whose translation MPKILPIRILGDDILRRKLKEADPKDPFLKSYLPDLIHTMYERDGVGLASNQVGVDLRIFAIDPWWGREGNKRKPIVLINPVIHHMEGDQLYEEGCISLPDIYANVPRAQKIKYSYTTPNGDHVEAEAEGYEAVVIQHEYDHLDGIVFTDKISTLAKLKLKRKLRDIEATAKDGVNIRIYEDE comes from the coding sequence ATGCCCAAGATACTACCGATCAGGATATTAGGTGATGATATCCTGCGCAGGAAATTGAAGGAAGCAGATCCCAAAGATCCATTCTTGAAAAGCTATCTGCCGGATCTAATCCATACTATGTATGAACGTGACGGCGTTGGACTGGCTTCAAATCAGGTGGGTGTGGATCTGCGTATCTTTGCCATCGACCCATGGTGGGGCAGAGAAGGCAATAAACGCAAGCCCATCGTACTGATAAATCCGGTGATTCACCACATGGAAGGCGATCAGCTCTATGAAGAAGGCTGCATCAGCCTGCCGGATATCTATGCCAATGTGCCCCGTGCCCAAAAGATCAAATACAGCTACACCACTCCCAACGGAGATCATGTGGAAGCGGAAGCGGAAGGATATGAGGCCGTAGTCATCCAACATGAATACGACCATCTAGACGGCATTGTGTTCACGGATAAAATCTCTACTCTGGCAAAACTGAAATTGAAGCGTAAACTACGTGATATAGAAGCCACAGCCAAAGACGGAGTTAATATCCGCATATATGAAGACGAATGA
- the fmt gene encoding methionyl-tRNA formyltransferase translates to MKIIFAGSSDFAIPALEEIASSKEHKIVLAVSQPAKPKGRKQVIEDTPLARTAQKLGIPLFCPENINEPDSIRRLQESGAEMLVTASYGAFLGRTVRNLCPFGAINLHPSLLPKHRGPSPVRAAILVGDTLTGNTIFRLAAKMDAGAILMQQELKIMPNEDHGNLEQRLALLAAKMLSDYLNNPDRYTPKEQDHARSTYSNLLAKEDLRLDFSQPAEQIMRRVRAYAPDPGAYIVFKGRMLKILQAEISANTHDASPGQITGIVHNKGFCLSTADDELLILRVQAAGKKQMDAWAYHLGARLKIGERIE, encoded by the coding sequence ATGAAGATCATCTTTGCCGGCAGTTCAGACTTTGCTATTCCAGCGTTGGAAGAAATAGCCTCCAGCAAGGAGCATAAGATCGTTCTGGCCGTCAGTCAACCTGCAAAACCAAAGGGACGTAAACAAGTAATTGAGGATACTCCGCTGGCGAGAACCGCTCAAAAGCTGGGTATCCCCCTGTTTTGTCCTGAAAACATCAATGAACCGGACAGCATCAGGCGTCTGCAGGAGAGCGGAGCAGAGATGTTGGTTACCGCATCATATGGCGCTTTTTTGGGCAGAACTGTGCGCAATCTATGCCCTTTTGGCGCCATCAATCTACATCCTTCGCTGTTGCCGAAACACCGCGGGCCTTCACCTGTCCGAGCCGCAATCCTGGTGGGAGATACACTGACGGGAAACACTATCTTCAGGCTGGCTGCAAAGATGGATGCCGGGGCGATATTGATGCAGCAGGAGCTGAAGATAATGCCCAACGAAGATCATGGCAATCTGGAGCAAAGATTGGCTTTACTGGCCGCAAAGATGCTTTCGGATTACCTGAACAATCCTGACCGCTATACTCCAAAGGAGCAGGATCATGCTCGCTCTACATACAGCAATCTCCTGGCAAAAGAGGATCTACGCCTGGACTTTTCCCAGCCAGCAGAGCAGATTATGCGCCGCGTCAGGGCCTACGCTCCGGATCCGGGAGCATATATAGTATTCAAAGGCAGGATGCTGAAGATACTGCAAGCGGAGATTAGCGCTAATACTCATGATGCCTCTCCCGGACAGATCACCGGCATCGTACACAACAAAGGATTTTGCCTCTCCACCGCCGATGATGAACTCCTCATATTGCGGGTTCAGGCGGCGGGCAAAAAGCAGATGGACGCCTGGGCATATCATCTGGGCGCGCGTCTGAAAATAGGAGAAAGGATAGAATAA
- a CDS encoding DUF116 domain-containing protein, with translation MKQYYLSVIKFPLMVSSTLFIIALIFFSIALSSYFKLGLSSYETLLFTIIFVLLVILVASWILNLISTHSPIKPRWMSIYAKWMLMHVFYYIALFMATITMQKKSRLQESFVNFNNEVVLSAARNVSHKNILLLVPHCLQNSECNIRITSDINECASCGKCDITEIKKIAEKFNVKAAVASGGSLARKIIKDVKPDVIVAVACHHDLNEGIRDAWRFSTYGVLNERPNGPCFETTVSLKTIEFAIRKFQ, from the coding sequence ATGAAACAATACTATCTGTCTGTAATTAAATTTCCGCTGATGGTCAGCTCAACTCTGTTCATCATCGCGCTGATATTCTTTTCCATAGCTTTGTCCAGCTATTTCAAACTGGGACTCAGCTCATACGAGACGTTGCTTTTTACGATAATCTTTGTCTTATTGGTGATTCTGGTGGCTTCCTGGATTTTGAACCTGATCAGTACGCACAGTCCCATCAAACCGCGCTGGATGTCGATATATGCCAAATGGATGCTGATGCATGTGTTTTACTATATTGCTCTGTTTATGGCCACCATCACCATGCAAAAGAAATCCAGGCTGCAAGAGAGCTTTGTGAATTTTAACAATGAAGTGGTGCTATCCGCAGCAAGGAATGTGAGTCACAAGAACATCCTGCTCTTGGTACCCCATTGTCTGCAGAATTCCGAATGTAATATCCGCATCACCTCAGATATCAATGAATGCGCTTCCTGCGGTAAATGCGATATCACCGAGATTAAGAAGATAGCAGAAAAGTTCAATGTGAAAGCAGCGGTTGCCAGCGGAGGATCATTGGCGCGAAAGATCATCAAAGACGTTAAACCAGATGTGATCGTAGCAGTGGCGTGTCACCATGATCTCAATGAAGGGATTCGTGATGCCTGGCGTTTCTCCACCTACGGAGTGTTGAATGAGCGTCCCAACGGTCCCTGCTTTGAGACTACTGTGAGCCTGAAAACCATAGAGTTTGCAATTCGGAAGTTTCAATGA
- a CDS encoding trypsin-like peptidase domain-containing protein codes for MKASQIVLFGIIILILNAGITLILINQFQTNQAGGHGIFSAPDVPCDSTGISRQNAITRAVADVEPAVVSVNVIKTQIVRGRMGAPGLGFGFFDFFDFFGPMQRQVQSLGSGVIYDPEGLIITNAHVVEGATEIKVVLADNREFDATLIGLDKENDVAKLRIRGNNLPYARLGNSDDILVGEWCIALGNPYGYVMNDAKPTVSVGVISALGRNLDFGSSRHYNLIQTDTAINQGNSGGPLVNIYGEVIGINTLIISESGGNIGLGFALPVNAVKQLVNAM; via the coding sequence ATGAAAGCATCGCAAATAGTACTATTTGGAATCATCATCCTGATCCTGAATGCCGGGATTACTCTGATCCTGATCAATCAGTTTCAAACCAATCAAGCCGGCGGACACGGTATCTTCAGCGCCCCGGATGTTCCCTGCGACAGCACCGGTATCAGCCGTCAAAACGCCATTACCCGTGCCGTGGCAGATGTGGAACCGGCGGTGGTAAGCGTAAACGTGATCAAAACCCAGATTGTTCGTGGCAGAATGGGAGCTCCCGGTCTTGGCTTTGGCTTCTTCGATTTCTTCGACTTCTTTGGCCCCATGCAGCGCCAGGTTCAATCGCTGGGGAGCGGCGTGATCTATGATCCCGAAGGGCTGATCATTACCAACGCCCATGTGGTGGAAGGCGCTACAGAGATCAAAGTAGTTCTGGCGGACAACCGGGAGTTTGACGCTACTCTGATCGGCCTGGATAAAGAGAACGATGTGGCAAAACTGCGCATCAGAGGTAACAATCTGCCTTATGCCAGACTGGGTAATTCCGATGACATCCTGGTGGGGGAATGGTGCATTGCGCTGGGTAATCCCTATGGTTACGTTATGAACGATGCCAAACCCACCGTGAGCGTGGGTGTGATCTCCGCTTTGGGCAGGAATCTGGATTTTGGCAGTTCGCGGCACTATAACCTAATCCAGACCGATACAGCCATCAATCAGGGCAATAGCGGCGGTCCGCTGGTGAATATCTATGGCGAAGTGATCGGCATCAATACCTTAATTATTTCAGAATCCGGCGGCAATATCGGCTTGGGCTTTGCGCTTCCCGTAAATGCCGTGAAACAGCTTGTGAACGCAATGTAA
- a CDS encoding GNAT family N-acetyltransferase: MKAIRPIINAKVLLSILQRNRMNNFRAHIPILIEKKNFIVKTADCREELYDALKLRHDVFLMELLKRKKRSGLDKDRFDKLCDHLIIIDKRSNNIIGTYRMQSSLHSKKWYTATEFHMKQIKRLPGIKLELGRACVHPEHRNAVTISLLWEGINAYVEASGTSYLFGCSSIKTMDRDEIGRIYQYLLQSGHLSNEHLVRPKGKFKINGMKQNYRQYDENLLGNIDTNMKEKIPSLLNSYLKVGAKVCGSPALDKSFKCIDFLTLLDIKDMQHQFIRKPRDN; this comes from the coding sequence ATGAAGGCGATTCGCCCGATAATCAACGCCAAGGTTCTATTGAGCATCCTGCAGCGCAACCGGATGAACAATTTCCGCGCACATATTCCGATCCTGATTGAGAAGAAAAACTTCATTGTGAAAACTGCCGATTGCCGTGAAGAACTGTACGATGCCCTCAAATTGCGTCACGATGTCTTTCTGATGGAACTACTCAAAAGAAAGAAAAGAAGCGGCCTGGATAAAGACCGCTTCGATAAACTCTGTGATCACCTGATAATCATAGATAAACGCAGCAATAACATTATTGGCACCTACCGTATGCAATCTTCGTTACACTCCAAAAAATGGTATACAGCCACCGAATTTCACATGAAACAGATCAAGCGTTTACCAGGTATCAAGCTGGAGCTCGGACGCGCCTGTGTGCATCCGGAACACCGCAACGCAGTAACCATCTCCCTGCTTTGGGAAGGGATCAATGCCTATGTGGAAGCCAGCGGAACAAGTTACCTTTTCGGTTGTTCAAGCATCAAAACCATGGATCGCGACGAGATTGGCAGGATTTACCAATATCTGCTTCAAAGCGGACACCTGAGCAACGAGCATCTGGTACGCCCCAAAGGGAAATTCAAGATCAATGGAATGAAACAAAACTACCGACAATATGACGAAAATTTACTGGGAAACATCGATACCAACATGAAAGAAAAAATACCCTCACTGCTGAATTCCTACTTGAAGGTCGGCGCAAAGGTCTGCGGCTCTCCGGCTTTGGATAAAAGCTTTAAATGCATAGACTTTCTTACTTTGCTGGACATCAAAGATATGCAGCATCAATTCATCCGGAAACCTCGTGATAACTGA
- a CDS encoding lysophospholipid acyltransferase family protein produces the protein MKILHLLRHLYLVAEYFIRAWSISILYKDPQRRRHCWCRNVSHSAKRFQKALNIKVKLFNEERLKEMKHSSYLLVANHSSYTDIIVLAALEELVFITSVEMGNNPFLGSITRMGGCLFTNRKNPMSLKEEIKIFSDTIAQGFKVVLFPEGTSTNGKDIREFRRSLFQIALNENCPILPVCIKYTHLDGEPLNERSRDTIAWYGDMSFAPHFMKLIGHRIDAEIHFLDITHNPGEKTRQELSNSVYEQMRTCFHSGTAASYT, from the coding sequence GTGAAAATCCTGCACTTGCTCCGCCATCTCTATCTGGTGGCCGAATACTTCATCCGGGCCTGGAGCATCAGCATATTATACAAAGACCCCCAGCGACGGCGGCATTGCTGGTGCCGAAACGTGAGCCACAGTGCCAAAAGATTTCAAAAAGCCTTGAATATCAAGGTGAAGCTCTTCAACGAAGAAAGGCTAAAAGAAATGAAGCACAGCTCCTATCTGCTGGTGGCAAATCACTCTTCCTACACGGATATCATCGTGCTGGCCGCTTTGGAAGAACTAGTTTTCATCACTTCGGTGGAGATGGGGAACAATCCGTTTCTAGGTTCCATTACCCGCATGGGGGGCTGCCTCTTCACCAATCGCAAGAATCCCATGAGCCTGAAAGAAGAGATCAAGATATTCAGCGACACCATCGCACAAGGATTCAAAGTTGTCCTCTTCCCTGAGGGAACATCCACCAATGGCAAGGACATCCGCGAATTCCGCAGGTCGTTATTTCAGATAGCGCTGAACGAGAATTGTCCCATATTACCTGTATGTATAAAATATACACATCTGGATGGTGAACCACTCAATGAAAGAAGCCGTGACACAATTGCCTGGTACGGGGACATGAGCTTTGCCCCTCATTTTATGAAGCTCATAGGACACCGTATCGATGCGGAAATTCATTTTTTGGATATAACACACAATCCGGGGGAGAAAACACGTCAGGAGCTGTCAAATAGCGTTTATGAGCAAATGCGAACTTGCTTCCATTCTGGAACGGCAGCTAGTTATACATAA
- a CDS encoding DUF58 domain-containing protein codes for MPLLNESQLAQLSKLQLSARQIVEGFLIGLHKSPYHGFSVEFADHRQYNPGESLKNVDWKIVARTGRYYVKRYEEETNLRCYILLDHSKSMFYGSGNETKMEFAKQLAAALAWLMIAQKDAAGLYTFNERITSAMAPKAFKSYTGQIFAQLVKLEAGEGTDIYNALIQIADSIKKRSLIVLISDLLDEPERILQTFKRFRNHKHELIVFHIYDPQEQELNFKRETEFVDSETGEKISVNPWQIRSEYQGLYNDFYHTLKEACHQIQVEYNPVSCREEIGNMLMRYMIKRKSGL; via the coding sequence ATGCCGCTGCTTAATGAGAGCCAACTGGCTCAGCTAAGTAAATTGCAATTGAGTGCCCGCCAGATCGTAGAGGGCTTTTTGATCGGACTGCACAAATCTCCTTACCACGGCTTCAGTGTGGAATTTGCCGATCATCGTCAATACAATCCTGGTGAATCCCTGAAGAATGTGGATTGGAAGATTGTGGCGCGTACGGGTCGTTACTACGTAAAACGCTATGAAGAAGAGACTAATCTGAGGTGTTACATCTTGCTAGATCACAGCAAATCCATGTTTTACGGCTCCGGAAATGAGACCAAGATGGAATTTGCCAAGCAACTTGCCGCAGCCCTGGCGTGGCTCATGATTGCTCAGAAAGATGCCGCAGGATTATATACTTTCAACGAGCGTATCACCTCCGCTATGGCGCCCAAAGCCTTCAAAAGCTATACGGGGCAGATATTTGCCCAGTTAGTCAAGCTGGAAGCGGGGGAAGGCACGGATATTTACAACGCGCTCATCCAAATAGCAGACAGCATCAAGAAGCGCAGTTTGATTGTGCTGATATCCGACCTGCTGGATGAACCGGAGCGCATCTTACAGACATTCAAACGCTTTCGTAACCACAAGCATGAACTGATAGTATTCCACATCTATGATCCTCAGGAACAGGAGCTTAATTTCAAGCGAGAAACCGAGTTTGTCGATAGCGAAACGGGAGAGAAGATAAGCGTGAATCCCTGGCAGATCAGAAGCGAATACCAGGGCTTGTACAATGACTTTTACCATACCTTAAAAGAGGCTTGTCACCAGATTCAGGTGGAATACAACCCGGTATCCTGCCGTGAGGAAATTGGGAACATGCTCATGAGGTATATGATCAAACGCAAGAGTGGTCTATGA
- a CDS encoding fumarate hydratase, protein MIKRLGKEMITLKVFEAIRYISYHPDPDLTGLLREAMDTEESEIARDVLSAILENHRLAPQKNIPLCQDTGTTVVFAQLGIDVHLEEPLRESIDRAVIRAQSELPLRASMVMDPYVQRRNSGNNAPAIIHIQSVPGDTLRLQICQKGGGAENMSFMKMLNPGADHTEIAAYVSQKVIEAGSKPCPPLILGIGIGGNFETAPLLAKQALLEPLGREHPQRDYAELEREIRNRVNAEGCGVQGFGGNHTVLAVHILSAPCHIASLPVAVNVECHAHRHISVEL, encoded by the coding sequence ATGATAAAAAGACTTGGCAAGGAAATGATCACACTAAAGGTATTTGAAGCTATCCGGTATATCTCATATCATCCCGATCCGGATTTAACAGGGCTTTTGCGGGAAGCGATGGATACAGAAGAGAGTGAGATCGCCAGAGATGTCCTGAGCGCTATCCTGGAGAACCATCGTTTGGCTCCACAGAAGAATATTCCTCTATGTCAGGATACCGGAACAACGGTGGTATTTGCTCAATTGGGAATTGATGTTCACTTGGAGGAGCCGTTGCGGGAGTCCATCGATCGCGCAGTGATCCGGGCACAGAGTGAATTACCCCTTCGTGCCAGCATGGTGATGGATCCCTATGTGCAGCGACGCAATAGCGGCAATAATGCTCCTGCAATTATCCACATACAAAGCGTTCCCGGAGATACTCTGAGACTGCAGATCTGTCAGAAAGGTGGAGGAGCGGAGAACATGAGTTTTATGAAGATGCTCAATCCCGGAGCTGATCATACAGAGATAGCGGCATATGTATCCCAGAAAGTGATAGAGGCGGGTTCAAAACCTTGTCCGCCGCTGATCCTGGGGATTGGTATAGGGGGGAACTTTGAAACTGCTCCGCTCCTGGCTAAGCAGGCGTTGCTGGAACCTCTGGGACGAGAGCACCCACAGCGCGATTATGCTGAACTGGAACGAGAGATCAGGAACAGGGTGAATGCTGAAGGATGCGGAGTGCAGGGTTTTGGCGGCAATCATACCGTACTGGCGGTTCATATACTCAGTGCGCCCTGTCACATTGCCTCTTTGCCGGTTGCGGTGAATGTGGAGTGCCATGCCCACCGGCACATCAGTGTGGAGTTGTAA
- a CDS encoding fumarate hydratase C-terminal domain-containing protein: MREIKLSLPIRVEQIRELKRNDKILLSGDIYTARDLAHKRFMAMIERGESLPVCLAETAIFYCGPSPAGAGQICGAVGPTTSYRMDRYVQRMLEQGLRIMIGKGDRSEDTERLIREYGALYLTCVGGISAVLNQHIVSCETYLWPELGAEGVYHMVVRDLPCYVAIV, from the coding sequence ATGCGAGAAATCAAGTTATCTTTACCGATCAGGGTTGAGCAGATCAGGGAGTTGAAGAGGAATGACAAGATATTGCTTTCCGGTGATATCTACACTGCCCGTGATTTAGCGCACAAGCGCTTTATGGCGATGATCGAAAGAGGGGAGAGTTTGCCGGTTTGTTTGGCTGAAACGGCTATCTTTTACTGTGGGCCAAGTCCCGCAGGAGCTGGGCAAATATGCGGAGCAGTGGGACCAACTACGAGCTACCGGATGGATCGTTATGTACAGCGGATGCTGGAGCAAGGATTACGGATTATGATCGGTAAGGGTGACAGAAGTGAGGATACTGAGAGATTGATCCGTGAGTATGGAGCATTGTATTTGACCTGTGTGGGGGGGATATCTGCCGTACTCAATCAACATATTGTTTCATGTGAAACATATCTGTGGCCGGAACTGGGTGCGGAAGGCGTTTATCATATGGTGGTAAGAGACCTACCTTGTTACGTGGCAATTGTTTAG
- the purE gene encoding 5-(carboxyamino)imidazole ribonucleotide mutase, which translates to MKKVRIILGSKSDIEICSPIQKTLDEFGVTSDFHISSAHRNPEKTAKLAQEAEHEGFGIIIACAGMAAHLPGVIASHSTLPIIGVPIASGSLGGTDALFSIAQMPPGVPVACMAVNGAKNAALLAIQILALTDPELAKRYKEYKESLKV; encoded by the coding sequence GTGAAGAAAGTCCGCATCATCCTGGGTAGCAAGAGCGATATCGAAATCTGCAGCCCAATCCAGAAAACCCTGGATGAATTCGGCGTTACTTCCGATTTTCACATCAGTAGCGCTCACCGCAATCCTGAAAAGACTGCCAAGCTGGCACAAGAAGCCGAACATGAAGGCTTTGGCATCATCATCGCCTGCGCCGGAATGGCTGCTCATCTGCCCGGTGTGATCGCTTCTCACAGTACTCTGCCCATCATCGGTGTCCCCATCGCCTCCGGCAGTCTGGGCGGAACTGACGCCCTCTTCTCCATCGCACAAATGCCGCCAGGCGTACCTGTTGCTTGCATGGCTGTTAACGGCGCTAAAAACGCTGCTCTGCTCGCCATCCAAATCCTCGCCCTGACAGATCCTGAACTCGCCAAACGATACAAGGAATACAAAGAAAGCCTGAAGGTATAG
- a CDS encoding PTS sugar transporter subunit IIA: MAKKYISKAEAAKKLKVSDRVIQEMINSKIFETKIVGKNEKIDDDSLNEWLENLNENDEKMLALKRVICHFEEYMRQENIFLDFHAENKYDAIRILSEHAKDLKLVRDARWLYEVVVAREELISTAIGNGVALLHPRHLHPSKIKTPSILFGRSDEGVDFDAPDNKPVNFFFMLLLHNDKQHLFSLSYISKLIMNPGVLESFLSASNADEIHTALTAPMEEKSL; encoded by the coding sequence ATGGCTAAGAAATACATTTCGAAAGCCGAAGCAGCTAAGAAACTGAAAGTTTCCGATCGCGTGATCCAGGAAATGATCAACAGTAAAATCTTCGAAACCAAGATAGTGGGAAAAAACGAGAAAATCGATGATGACTCCCTGAATGAATGGCTGGAAAACCTCAATGAAAACGACGAAAAAATGCTGGCTCTCAAACGTGTCATCTGCCACTTTGAAGAATACATGCGCCAGGAAAACATCTTTCTGGATTTTCACGCGGAAAACAAATACGACGCCATTCGCATCCTTAGCGAACACGCAAAAGACCTCAAACTGGTACGCGACGCACGCTGGCTCTACGAAGTGGTGGTTGCCCGCGAAGAACTGATCTCCACCGCCATCGGCAACGGTGTGGCTCTGCTGCATCCACGCCATCTACACCCTTCCAAGATCAAAACCCCCAGCATCCTCTTTGGACGCAGCGATGAAGGCGTAGATTTCGACGCTCCGGACAACAAACCGGTGAACTTCTTCTTTATGCTGCTTCTGCACAACGACAAACAACATCTCTTCAGCCTTTCCTATATTTCCAAGCTGATTATGAATCCCGGTGTGCTGGAAAGCTTCCTCAGCGCTTCAAACGCCGACGAAATCCACACTGCCCTTACCGCTCCGATGGAAGAGAAGAGTTTGTGA
- a CDS encoding LptE family protein, translating to MVKRFIFIVMLMASLSSCYYSVYSNAYPHLKKIRIEPFENSTVEFALADKALNELSLSVRNDGRLKLVTQDPDCLLEGKITTFEEKIYSYDSSNRVQDYQLRMVLSVTFTDLVRNEVIYENSALNISEMYKVAEGSTARNETKEEALSEIFSSIFKTVIQNSLEAW from the coding sequence ATGGTCAAGAGATTTATTTTCATAGTCATGCTAATGGCATCGCTTAGTAGTTGCTACTATTCCGTTTATTCAAATGCTTATCCGCATTTAAAAAAAATCCGGATCGAGCCATTTGAGAACAGCACCGTGGAGTTTGCCCTGGCGGATAAAGCTCTCAACGAGTTATCGTTATCCGTGCGAAATGATGGACGCTTGAAATTGGTAACCCAGGATCCGGATTGCCTTTTGGAAGGTAAGATAACCACTTTTGAAGAAAAGATTTACAGTTACGACAGCTCGAACCGGGTGCAGGATTATCAATTACGGATGGTATTGAGTGTTACATTCACGGATTTGGTGCGTAATGAAGTGATCTACGAGAACTCGGCGCTAAACATCAGCGAAATGTATAAAGTGGCGGAAGGCAGTACAGCCAGAAATGAAACAAAAGAGGAAGCCTTAAGTGAAATCTTCTCCAGCATCTTCAAAACAGTTATCCAAAACAGCCTTGAAGCCTGGTAA
- a CDS encoding pseudouridine synthase: MKSSPASSKQLSKTALKPGKAMRLNRYLALCSLGSRRKVEAFILDGLISVNGAVVKDLATVVDPKVDEVRYMGKVVTANAEKTYLILNKPAGYVVSQKDEYERKTVYDLLPERFAHLPYAGRLDKNSEGLLLFTDDGELIKRLTHPSHKVEKIYRVRLEPRLNKAAIMKLREGVEIEGGITRTAKVYVKSATDSEMLLRIGITEGRKRQLRQMIEAVGGKVKSLRRVQFGPIILGDLPPGRWRPLLPAELRELRKAGRGEESEKKAEKKQK; the protein is encoded by the coding sequence GTGAAATCTTCTCCAGCATCTTCAAAACAGTTATCCAAAACAGCCTTGAAGCCTGGTAAAGCAATGCGTTTGAACCGCTATCTGGCGTTGTGCTCTCTGGGCAGCCGGCGCAAGGTGGAAGCCTTTATTTTGGACGGATTGATATCCGTGAACGGCGCTGTAGTGAAGGACTTGGCCACGGTTGTGGATCCAAAAGTGGATGAAGTGCGATATATGGGGAAAGTAGTCACGGCAAATGCAGAGAAGACCTACCTCATTTTGAACAAACCTGCGGGCTATGTGGTGTCTCAAAAGGACGAATACGAGCGCAAGACAGTATATGATCTATTGCCGGAGAGATTTGCACATCTGCCTTATGCCGGGCGTTTGGACAAGAATAGTGAGGGTTTACTGCTGTTTACCGATGATGGCGAATTGATCAAGCGCCTTACACATCCCAGTCACAAAGTAGAGAAAATCTACCGGGTGCGTCTGGAGCCGAGGTTGAATAAAGCGGCGATCATGAAGCTGCGTGAAGGTGTGGAGATCGAGGGCGGCATCACTCGGACTGCCAAAGTGTATGTGAAGAGTGCCACCGATAGTGAAATGCTGTTGCGCATTGGGATCACCGAGGGCCGCAAGCGCCAGCTTCGCCAAATGATAGAAGCAGTAGGGGGCAAGGTCAAGAGTTTACGCCGGGTACAGTTTGGCCCCATCATTCTGGGGGATTTGCCTCCGGGCAGATGGCGTCCGTTGCTTCCCGCTGAGCTGCGGGAGTTGCGTAAAGCGGGACGCGGAGAAGAGAGCGAAAAGAAAGCTGAAAAGAAGCAGAAATAA
- a CDS encoding DUF933 domain-containing protein, producing MKIALIGPPKSGKTTIFNALTGQDIPVDKYSPATEANVGIVQVMDERITRLSELYKPKKTIYANIEFQDFPGIFATEGEEVELAIMSSIKSCDAFVLVLRAYVDEELDQLYGEADPLKMLSHFEDEMILCDMVITEKRLEKIELGYKRGVKTPVVQIEEKALRCILEHLQENNSIRNIELHPEEEKAIRGFQFFSSKPILILLNTSEDGFKTPHAALEEFARRGYLANQIAGKFEQELSTLDSDEAEMFMTDMGISTSIRDRITLLCYQLLGLISFFTVGEDEVRAWTITKGTNAVNAAGKIHSDLARGFIRAECFAYDAIMEHGSEKHLKEKGLFRLEGKEYIVQDGDILSIRFNV from the coding sequence ATGAAGATTGCCTTGATCGGACCGCCTAAAAGCGGTAAGACCACTATATTTAACGCCCTTACCGGACAGGATATTCCGGTGGATAAATACAGCCCTGCCACTGAAGCCAACGTAGGCATCGTGCAGGTGATGGATGAGCGCATCACCCGTCTCAGCGAGCTATACAAACCAAAGAAAACCATCTATGCGAACATCGAATTTCAGGATTTTCCCGGCATCTTTGCCACTGAGGGAGAAGAGGTGGAATTGGCAATAATGTCTTCCATAAAGTCTTGCGATGCTTTTGTACTGGTATTGCGTGCTTATGTAGATGAAGAGCTGGATCAGCTATATGGGGAGGCGGATCCCTTGAAGATGCTTTCTCATTTTGAGGATGAGATGATTCTCTGCGACATGGTGATCACGGAAAAGCGGCTGGAGAAGATTGAGCTGGGTTATAAGCGTGGAGTAAAGACTCCGGTGGTGCAGATCGAAGAGAAGGCTCTACGGTGCATTTTGGAGCATCTGCAGGAGAATAATAGCATTCGCAATATAGAACTGCATCCGGAAGAGGAAAAAGCTATCCGCGGCTTCCAGTTTTTTTCCTCCAAACCCATCCTGATCCTGCTCAATACATCGGAGGATGGTTTCAAGACTCCGCATGCGGCGTTGGAGGAATTTGCCCGCAGGGGATATCTTGCAAATCAGATCGCCGGAAAGTTCGAGCAGGAGCTAAGCACACTGGATAGTGATGAAGCAGAGATGTTCATGACGGATATGGGTATCAGCACATCCATCCGGGATCGCATCACTCTGCTCTGTTACCAGCTTTTGGGGCTTATCAGTTTTTTCACGGTGGGGGAAGACGAAGTTCGCGCCTGGACCATTACCAAGGGTACAAATGCTGTGAATGCGGCAGGAAAGATCCACAGTGATCTGGCGCGGGGTTTTATCCGGGCGGAGTGTTTCGCATATGATGCCATCATGGAGCATGGTAGCGAAAAGCATCTGAAAGAAAAAGGACTCTTTCGCTTGGAAGGAAAAGAATATATAGTTCAGGATGGTGATATTCTCAGCATCCGTTTCAACGTATAA